Part of the Pirellulales bacterium genome is shown below.
CCAAATTCGCATCAATTGTGCGCACTTCGCCCGTCCCACCGATCAGCCCGTCTCCGTGCCTCAGTGTCTCCGTGGTGAACCAGTCTTCACGAAGACCACACCAAGGGTCAGGAACTTTGCAACCGGCTCCGCACGATCCGCTCATGATGGCGCGCGTGCCCCACGATCACGTAAGCCCAAGCCCGCACGCTCATCTCCACGCCGCCAGCGGTGCCGCGCCGCAGCCAGGCGTCGTCGTCCAGATGCTCGAACAGAAATAGGTTGGCGCGCCTGACATGCTCGAACTCCTGCACCAACCCTTGCTGTGGGTAGGTCGAGAAATGCGC
Proteins encoded:
- a CDS encoding DinB family protein, with amino-acid sequence AHFSTYPQQGLVQEFEHVRRANLFLFEHLDDDAWLRRGTAGGVEMSVRAWAYVIVGHARHHERIVRSRLQSS